The Salvia splendens isolate huo1 chromosome 21, SspV2, whole genome shotgun sequence genome includes a window with the following:
- the LOC121783459 gene encoding UDP-glycosyltransferase 88B1-like, which yields MRRKHQEIEMTSPTIVLYPSPGMGHLVAMVELGKFILHHHPSLSITVLISPPSFNTGSTMDYVRHISATVPSISFHHLPTISLDLLSFPSMEAVIFELLHLSNPHVRSALASLPASAFIVDFFCTSSLPIAAEFHIPTYFFLTSGACVLAFFTYLPVIHNSTTESFKDMNRLLHIPGLPPIPSSDMMRPMLDRTWSEYQNFLNFSNEIPNSAGLIVNTFESLEPKPLQAIREGKCNPGGNTPPVFCVGPLLNTENQRGEYNEVECLKWLDKQPSKSVVYICFGSLGLLSAAQLRELAVGQERSGKRFLWVVRSPPTEDKSRRFLKPPEPDMEELLPEGFVVRTWERGMVVKSWAPQVAVLGNAAVGGFVTHCGWNSILEAVCAGVPMAAWPIYAEQHYNRVVLVEDMKVAVRVVEDEEEGFVSAEEVERRVVELMEGAEEVRREVEKKRVEAREAMAKGGSSVAALRKMVDLWTSALCS from the coding sequence ATGAGAAGGAAACATCAAGAAATTGAGATGACAAGTCCAACAATAGTCCTCTACCCATCTCCAGGAATGGGCCACCTTGTAGCCATGGTGGAGCTAGGCAAATTcatcctccaccaccacccctCCTTATCCATCACCGTCCTCATCTCCCCTCCCTCCTTCAACACCGGCTCCACCATGGACTACGTCCGCCATATCTCCGCCACCGTCCCCTCCATCTCCTTCCACCACCTCCCCACCATCTCCCTCGACCTCCTCTCCTTCCCCTCCATGGAGGCCGTCATCTTCGAGCTCCTCCACCTCAGCAACCCCCACGTCCGCTCCGCCCTCGCCTCCCTCCCCGCCTCCGCCTTCATCGTCGACTTCTTCTGCACCAGCTCCCTCCCCATCGCCGCCGAATTCCATATCCCCACCTATTTCTTCCTCACCTCCGGCGCCTGCGTCCTTGCATTCTTTACATACCTCCCCGTCATCCATAACTCCACAACTGAAAGCTTCAAAGACATGAACCGGCTTCTGCATATCCCCGGCCTCCCTCCCATCCCGTCTTCAGACATGATGAGGCCCATGCTCGACCGGACATGGTCGGAGTATCAAAACTTCCTTAATTTCTCTAATGAGATACCAAACTCGGCTGGTTTGATCGTCAATACATTTGAAAGCTTAGAACCTAAGCCTCTTCAAGCGATCCGGGAAGGGAAATGCAACCCTGGCGGAAACACGCCGCCAGTTTTCTGCGTGGGACCACTCTTGAACACTGAGAACCAGCGCGGAGAGTACAATGAGGTCGAGTGTTTGAAATGGCTGGACAAGCAGCCTAGTAAGAGTGTAGTTTATATATGTTTTGGCAGTTTAGGTTTGTTATCAGCGGCTCAGTTGAGGGAGCTGGCGGTAGGGCAGGAGAGGAGCGGGAAGAGGTTTTTATGGGTGGTGAGGTCGCCGCCGACGGAGGATAAGAGCAGGCGGTTTCTGaagccgccggagccggacatgGAGGAGCTGCTGCCGGAGGGGTTCGTGGTGCGGACGTGGGAGAGGGGGATGGTGGTGAAGTCGTGGGCGCCGCAGGTGGCGGTGCTGGGGAACGCGGCGGTTGGGGGATTCGTGACGCACTGCGGGTGGAACTCGATACTGGAGGCGGTGTGCGCGGGCGTGCCGATGGCGGCGTGGCCGATATACGCGGAGCAGCATTACAATAGGGTGGTGTTGGTGGAGGACATGAAGGTGGCGGTGAGGGTggtggaggatgaggaggaggggTTCGTGTCTGCGGAGGAGGTGGAGAGGCGGGTGGTGGAGCTGATGGAGGGGGCGGAGGAGGTGAGGAGGGAGGTGGAGAAGAAGAGGGTGGAGGCGAGGGAAGCCATGGCCAAAGGGGGATCTTCGGTTGCGGCGCTCAGGAAGATGGTGGACTTATGGACCTCTGCTTTGTGTTCTTAG
- the LOC121783306 gene encoding UDP-glycosyltransferase 88B1-like: MTNPTIILYPSPGMGHLVAMVELGKFILHHHPSLSITVLISPPSFNTGSTMDYVRHISATVPSISFHHLPTISLDLLSFPSMEAVIFELLRLSNPHVRSALASLSRATPISAFVIDFFCTSSLPIAAEFHIPTYFFVTSGAYVLAFFLYFPIIHNSTTESFKDMNQLLHTPGVPPIPSSDMIRPMLDRTSSEYQNFLDFSIEIPNSAGLIVNTFESLEAKPLQAIREGKCNPGGNTPPVFCVGPLLNTENQREEYNEVECMKWLDKQPSKSVVYICFGSLGLLSAAQLRELAVGLERSGKRFLWVVRSPPTEDKSRRFLKPPEPDLEELLPAGFVERTGERGMVVKSWAPQVAVLGHAAVGGFVTHCGWNSILEAVCGGVPMAAWPIYAEQHFNRVVLVEGMKVAVRVVEDEEEGFVSAEEVERRVVELMEGAEEVRMEVAKKSVEAREAMANGGSSVAALGKMVDLWSSALCS; the protein is encoded by the coding sequence ATGACAAATCCAACAATAATCCTCTACCCATCCCCAGGAATGGGCCACCTCGTAGCCATGGTGGAGCTCGGCAAATTcatcctccaccaccacccttCCTTATCCATCACCGTCCTCATCTCCCCTCCCTCCTTCAACACCGGCTCCACCATGGACTACGTTCGCCACATCTCCGCCACCGTCCCCTCCATCTCCTTCCATCACCTCCCCACCATCTCCCTCGACCTCCTCTCCTTCCCCTCCATGGAGGCCGTCATCTTCGAGCTCCTCCGCCTCAGCAACCCCCACGTCCGCTCCGCCCTCGCCTCCCTCTCCCGCGCCACCCCCATCTCCGCCTTCGTCATCGACTTCTTCTGCACCAGCTCCCTCCCCATTGCCGCCGAGTTCCATATCCCCACCTACTTCTTTGTCACCTCCGGCGCCTACGTCCTTGCCTTCTTCCTTTACTTCCCCATTATCCACAACTCCACCACCGAAAGCTTCAAAGACATGAACCAGCTTCTGCATACCCCCGGCGTCCCTCCCATCCCTTCATCGGATATGATAAGGCCGATGCTCGACCGGACATCGTCAGAGTATCAAAACTTCCTTGATTTCTCCATTGAAATACCCAACTCGGCTGGTTTGATTGTCAATACATTTGAAAGCTTAGAGGCAAAGCCTCTTCAAGCAATCCGGGAAGGGAAATGCAACCCTGGCGGAAACACGCCGCCAGTGTTCTGCGTGGGACCACTCTTGAACACTGAGAACCAGCGCGAAGAGTACAATGAGGTCGAGTGTATGAAATGGCTGGACAAGCAGCCTAGTAAGAGTGTAGTTTATATATGTTTTGGCAGTTTAGGTTTGTTATCAGCGGCTCAGTTGAGGGAGCTGGCGGTAGGGCTGGAGAGGAGCGGGAAGAGGTTTTTATGGGTGGTGAGGTCGCCGCCGACGGAGGATAAGAGCAGGCGGTTTCTGAAGCCGCCGGAGCCGGATTTGGAGGAGCTGCTGCCGGCGGGGTTCGTGGAGCGGACGGGAGAGAGGGGGATGGTGGTGAAGTCGTGGGCGCCGCAGGTGGCGGTGCTGGGGCACGCGGCGGTGGGGGGTTTCGTGACGCACTGCGGGTGGAACTCGATACTGGAGGCGGTATGCGGGGGCGTGCCGATGGCGGCGTGGCCGATATACGCGGAGCAGCATTTCAATAGGGTGGTGTTGGTGGAGGGCATGAAGGTGGCGGTGAGGGTggtggaggatgaggaggaggggTTCGTGTCTGCGGAGGAGGTGGAGAGGCGGGTGGTAGAGCTGATGGAGGGGGCGGAGGAGGTGAGGATGGAGGTGGCGAAGAAGAGCGTGGAGGCGAGGGAAGCCATGGCGAATGGGGGATCTTCGGTTGCGGCGCTCGGGAAGATGGTGGATTTGTGGAGCTCTGCTTTGTGTTCTTAG